Proteins co-encoded in one Alphaproteobacteria bacterium genomic window:
- a CDS encoding cobalamin biosynthesis protein, producing the protein MSLEIIQSHLLVVVIGYLISLCFGSSLRHSIGLPLRRFVHSRIRTLGERLNKRSIATRVWRGLILLVLLMVPCLALDWFLGSAGLFAGIIIALSADLQPSLWHGWVAVSAGKVRDERRLASATSALALEPQSAPDHHGTLRLIILGLIHHFTIVLVGGAFWFALLGLKGMLCYYMLAVASHYFRDSEQDWKAFGWAAGRCFTLVDAVPSLLSIALLFLASIFVPKAKPFAALSAYARATDEHHAYAVAAALKIGLGGPRVVNGKIHQTPWIGDGTARLEATDLARFMTLFTIALFEFAVLLLFIINL; encoded by the coding sequence ATGAGCTTGGAGATTATCCAGTCGCATCTGCTCGTCGTGGTGATTGGATACCTCATCAGCCTCTGTTTCGGCTCAAGTTTGCGCCATTCTATTGGCCTGCCGCTACGTCGCTTCGTCCATAGTCGCATTCGCACGCTTGGTGAACGCCTCAATAAACGCAGCATTGCCACCCGCGTCTGGCGCGGCCTTATTTTACTCGTGCTACTCATGGTTCCATGCCTCGCATTAGATTGGTTTTTGGGAAGCGCTGGCTTGTTTGCAGGCATTATCATTGCGCTTAGCGCAGACCTCCAACCAAGTTTGTGGCATGGCTGGGTAGCTGTAAGCGCAGGCAAAGTGCGTGATGAAAGACGTCTCGCCAGCGCCACTTCGGCACTAGCACTTGAACCACAAAGCGCACCTGACCATCACGGCACATTACGCCTTATCATACTCGGTCTGATTCACCATTTCACGATTGTGCTCGTGGGCGGCGCCTTCTGGTTTGCGTTGTTGGGTCTTAAAGGCATGCTGTGCTACTACATGCTAGCCGTTGCCTCACATTACTTTCGTGATAGCGAACAAGATTGGAAAGCGTTCGGCTGGGCAGCAGGTCGTTGCTTTACCTTGGTCGACGCCGTGCCATCGTTACTGAGTATCGCGTTACTCTTTCTTGCCAGTATATTTGTTCCTAAAGCCAAACCCTTTGCAGCGCTATCTGCCTATGCGCGCGCCACGGATGAACACCATGCCTATGCTGTTGCCGCAGCGTTGAAAATTGGCCTTGGCGGGCCGCGTGTGGTGAATGGAAAAATCCATCAAACGCCATGGATTGGTGATGGGACTGCACGGCTAGAGGCCACTGATCTCGCACGCTTCATGACACTTTTTACCATCGCCCTCTTCGAATTCGCAGTATTATTGTTATTTATCATAAACTTATAA
- the ndk gene encoding nucleoside-diphosphate kinase → MAKERTLSILKPDATERNLTGAINAVFEKSGLRIVAQKRIHLSRAQAEQFYIVHKERPFYGELVDYMITAPVVVQVLEGENAVAHHRDVMGATNPANAAEGTVRKMFAESIERNSVHGSDSLENAKTEINFFFKPEEIVG, encoded by the coding sequence ATGGCTAAAGAACGCACACTCTCGATTTTGAAACCTGACGCGACCGAGCGCAACCTTACGGGCGCTATCAACGCTGTATTCGAGAAGTCGGGTCTGCGCATTGTGGCGCAAAAACGTATTCACCTCAGCCGCGCTCAGGCCGAGCAATTCTACATCGTTCACAAAGAGCGCCCATTCTATGGTGAGCTGGTAGACTACATGATCACCGCACCAGTTGTGGTTCAGGTGCTTGAGGGCGAGAATGCCGTGGCACATCACCGTGACGTGATGGGCGCAACCAACCCTGCAAACGCAGCAGAAGGTACCGTGCGCAAAATGTTCGCTGAGTCGATCGAGCGCAACTCGGTGCATGGTTCGGATTCGTTGGAAAACGCCAAGACCGAAATCAACTTCTTCTTCAAACCAGAAGAGATTGTTGGGTAA
- a CDS encoding phosphoribosylglycinamide formyltransferase yields MRLKVAVLISGNGSNLQALMDATKPPNYPAEIVLVLSNKADAYGLERAKKAGVPTVVISHKDFPDRETFDRTMDAELRKHGVEFLCLAGFMRILSPWFTREWAGKAINIHPSLLPAYKGTDTHKRVLEAREQKHGCTVHWVTEELDSGAIIAQSALYVMPNDTAETLQQRVHALEHALYPEALKKVVKRNPA; encoded by the coding sequence ATGCGACTAAAAGTCGCGGTGCTGATTTCTGGTAATGGCAGCAATCTGCAAGCCTTGATGGACGCGACAAAACCTCCCAATTACCCCGCAGAAATTGTTCTGGTGCTTTCGAATAAAGCGGATGCTTATGGTCTAGAACGCGCAAAAAAAGCCGGCGTCCCTACTGTTGTCATCTCACACAAAGATTTTCCCGACCGCGAAACGTTTGATCGTACGATGGATGCTGAACTCAGAAAGCATGGTGTAGAGTTTTTATGCCTCGCGGGTTTTATGCGCATTCTCTCGCCATGGTTCACGCGTGAATGGGCTGGCAAAGCCATCAACATCCACCCATCACTTTTACCCGCCTATAAAGGCACCGACACGCATAAGCGGGTATTAGAAGCGCGTGAACAAAAACACGGCTGCACCGTGCATTGGGTTACAGAAGAGCTCGATAGCGGCGCGATTATCGCACAATCCGCATTATACGTGATGCCGAACGATACGGCGGAAACACTGCAACAGCGCGTCCATGCGCTAGAACACGCGCTTTATCCCGAAGCATTGAAGAAAGTAGTAAAAAGGAACCCTGCGTAG
- a CDS encoding DNA replication protein: MTTPVSQLVMPFTGAVSYAAEDYIVGDANRHAVEVLDQFPNWPEPVMALYGPPASGKTHLAQRMVQKHGGFYVTQELGTVDAATLAARAPLLVVDGWNDEAALAQLINHCRAQNHALLVTMPEAPARLKVRLPDLHSRLSAMVALELTAPNESLLGALLSKHFADRQIRVAPEVITYIVARMERSYASAHHAAAWLDSKALESGRAITLPLAREWVSHAV; this comes from the coding sequence ATGACGACACCTGTTTCACAATTAGTCATGCCGTTTACTGGTGCAGTAAGCTATGCAGCCGAGGATTATATTGTAGGTGATGCTAATCGTCATGCGGTAGAGGTGCTTGACCAATTTCCGAATTGGCCAGAGCCAGTGATGGCGCTTTATGGGCCACCTGCGTCTGGCAAAACCCATCTTGCGCAGCGTATGGTGCAGAAGCATGGCGGCTTTTACGTAACGCAAGAATTAGGAACTGTGGACGCAGCAACCCTTGCGGCGCGTGCACCCTTATTGGTGGTAGATGGCTGGAATGATGAGGCGGCATTAGCGCAGCTCATCAATCATTGCCGTGCACAAAACCACGCACTGCTCGTGACCATGCCTGAGGCTCCCGCACGGCTAAAAGTGCGCTTGCCAGACTTGCATTCGCGGCTAAGCGCGATGGTGGCGCTTGAGCTAACTGCGCCCAACGAGTCACTGCTAGGTGCATTATTAAGTAAGCATTTTGCGGATAGACAAATTCGAGTTGCACCAGAAGTGATTACCTATATCGTGGCGCGCATGGAACGTTCCTATGCATCGGCGCATCATGCGGCCGCGTGGCTTGATAGTAAGGCACTGGAATCAGGGCGTGCCATTACGCTGCCCTTAGCGCGTGAGTGGGTTTCCCATGCGGTCTAA
- a CDS encoding DUF2066 domain-containing protein, with the protein MMMLVCAAAMPAHAALHEIRVIGVGIDSLRSGAEAKAVDYAKKRALYMLARKLGAQQVEAQLTKLSEAEIKEMIRGYTVVRTQRKDDVTYAEIKVSIVDTPLRKVLGLPEENPEPQFRRRGVMVLGVYMDGERPLLWEKRNPLTETLKSQSLKMGKGSVIIPVGDPEDLRVVDYNNILTIEYDEMKSLFERYGANEVMIAVVRTGLKGTTDPTDILLRRLTDRGVKLERVSLTPKDKEQEESSRVQDAVNTIAQIATDLAASISIEERKMMEQAAQLPVTFSFITMKEYGDMQAALRSYPGFIQLEVPSVTLQHVDGRLYYDGNERRLRKHLEKSAIFVRPNAEGWTISLRQL; encoded by the coding sequence ATGATGATGCTTGTTTGTGCGGCGGCGATGCCCGCCCACGCCGCTTTGCATGAGATTCGGGTCATTGGTGTGGGGATTGATTCGCTCAGAAGTGGGGCCGAGGCCAAGGCCGTTGATTATGCCAAGAAGCGTGCGCTTTATATGTTGGCGCGCAAGCTGGGGGCGCAGCAAGTTGAGGCCCAGCTTACCAAGCTTTCAGAAGCTGAAATCAAAGAGATGATTCGTGGATATACGGTGGTGCGAACCCAACGTAAGGACGATGTCACGTATGCTGAAATCAAGGTCAGTATCGTTGATACGCCGTTGCGCAAGGTGCTGGGTCTGCCCGAGGAAAATCCAGAACCACAATTTCGTCGACGCGGCGTGATGGTGCTGGGTGTCTATATGGACGGCGAGCGCCCTTTGTTGTGGGAAAAACGTAATCCGCTTACGGAAACCCTCAAATCACAAAGCCTTAAAATGGGTAAGGGCTCCGTGATTATTCCAGTGGGCGACCCTGAGGATTTGCGCGTCGTGGATTATAATAACATCCTGACCATTGAGTATGATGAAATGAAAAGCTTGTTTGAGCGCTATGGTGCTAATGAGGTAATGATTGCGGTTGTTAGAACGGGATTAAAGGGAACGACTGACCCTACGGATATTCTACTCAGACGCTTGACCGATCGCGGTGTGAAATTAGAACGCGTTAGTTTGACGCCCAAGGATAAAGAGCAAGAAGAGTCAAGCCGTGTGCAAGATGCAGTCAATACGATTGCACAAATTGCGACAGACCTTGCTGCCTCTATCTCGATTGAAGAGCGCAAAATGATGGAGCAGGCGGCGCAGTTGCCCGTTACGTTCAGCTTTATCACCATGAAAGAATATGGTGATATGCAGGCGGCGCTGCGCAGCTACCCTGGCTTCATTCAGCTCGAGGTACCATCAGTTACTTTGCAGCATGTGGATGGCAGGCTGTATTATGACGGTAACGAGAGAAGATTGCGAAAACACTTAGAGAAATCGGCGATTTTCGTGCGCCCTAACGCCGAAGGCTGGACGATTTCATTGAGGCAACTATGA
- a CDS encoding OmpA family protein, which produces MKHVLASILALLALTACDTTASLKDLRNVAPNKDVYYATLATHYQDYAEAELKVYDWWSSKYFADKGLLAAYGKDVKPENPDYWDIDEGQLRTLRAAREVLMASLTEDMKRQKPREAANAVALYDCWVENQEEGWETEAIETCRDGFYEALGKLEITPDGKVSDAKDPAPVPVETTSSILYFPFDDDRLTDLAYEALNELIDYVKSSGDAKVVLNGHADRSGSDTYNFTLSERRSRFVLDQLLAAGIDPGRISYFAFGETDPQVPTEDGVKEPANRRVEIFIE; this is translated from the coding sequence ATGAAACACGTTTTGGCCAGCATTCTGGCGCTTTTAGCGCTAACTGCGTGCGATACCACCGCATCGCTGAAGGATTTGCGCAATGTCGCGCCCAATAAGGACGTGTATTACGCCACGCTTGCCACCCACTATCAGGATTACGCCGAGGCTGAGCTGAAGGTCTATGACTGGTGGTCATCTAAATATTTCGCAGATAAGGGCCTTCTTGCCGCCTACGGCAAAGATGTAAAGCCAGAAAATCCCGATTATTGGGATATCGATGAAGGGCAATTGCGCACACTCCGCGCCGCACGCGAAGTGCTCATGGCCTCGCTGACCGAGGATATGAAACGCCAAAAACCCCGTGAAGCTGCCAACGCGGTAGCGCTCTATGATTGCTGGGTTGAAAACCAAGAAGAAGGTTGGGAAACAGAGGCAATTGAAACCTGCCGCGATGGCTTCTATGAAGCGCTCGGCAAGCTCGAAATCACGCCCGACGGCAAAGTGTCTGATGCTAAAGATCCCGCGCCTGTGCCTGTTGAAACCACCTCGTCGATCCTCTATTTCCCTTTCGATGATGACCGCCTAACCGATCTCGCTTATGAGGCGTTGAACGAACTGATCGACTATGTAAAATCAAGCGGCGATGCGAAGGTCGTACTCAATGGCCACGCGGATCGTTCCGGTAGTGATACATATAATTTCACACTCTCTGAACGCCGTTCACGCTTCGTACTCGACCAGTTACTTGCAGCAGGTATCGATCCAGGGCGCATCAGCTATTTTGCGTTTGGCGAAACCGACCCACAAGTACCTACCGAAGATGGTGTGAAAGAACCCGCCAACCGCCGCGTAGAGATCTTTATCGAATGA
- a CDS encoding phosphoribosylformylglycinamidine cyclo-ligase — translation MNASRNQRYKEAGVDIDAGNALVERIKPMAKATKRPGVLGGLGGFGALFDLKGAGFKDPLLVSTTDGVGTKLKLAQEMNLHSTIGMDLVAMCVNDLIVQGATPLFFLDYFATGALDVDAASDVISGIAEGCALAGCALVGGETAEMPGMYAKGDYDLAGFAVGAVERDMLLPRNDIQDGDVLIGIASSGVHSNGYSLVRKIVKDSKVAMTDDAPFETEHRSLGGALLEPTRIYVKSLLPLLAAQKVKAMAHITGGGLSENLPRVLPENLAAHIDLERWDMPSVFKWLMAAGDVDASEMLRTFNCGIGMILVVAKDDAAHVLSALESTGELAGEIGSLMKQTGERVTYSGNLCD, via the coding sequence GTGAACGCATCCCGCAATCAGCGATATAAAGAAGCCGGTGTCGATATTGACGCAGGTAATGCCCTCGTCGAGCGCATTAAACCTATGGCAAAAGCCACAAAACGCCCTGGTGTGCTGGGCGGTTTGGGCGGCTTTGGCGCATTATTTGACCTGAAAGGCGCGGGCTTTAAAGACCCCCTTTTGGTTTCCACGACCGACGGGGTAGGCACTAAATTGAAGCTCGCACAGGAAATGAACCTGCATAGCACCATCGGTATGGATCTGGTGGCCATGTGCGTGAACGACCTGATTGTTCAGGGTGCAACACCGCTTTTCTTCCTCGATTATTTTGCAACAGGCGCGCTCGATGTGGATGCAGCAAGTGATGTGATTTCTGGCATCGCCGAAGGCTGTGCATTAGCAGGCTGCGCGTTGGTAGGCGGCGAAACCGCCGAAATGCCCGGTATGTATGCCAAAGGTGACTATGACTTGGCGGGCTTTGCCGTAGGCGCTGTGGAGCGCGACATGTTGCTGCCTCGCAATGACATTCAAGACGGTGATGTGCTGATCGGCATCGCATCATCTGGCGTGCATTCCAATGGCTACTCACTCGTGCGCAAAATCGTCAAAGACTCCAAAGTCGCCATGACCGACGACGCACCATTCGAGACCGAACATCGCTCGCTTGGCGGCGCACTGCTTGAGCCAACACGCATCTATGTGAAATCATTGTTGCCCCTTCTTGCTGCGCAAAAAGTGAAAGCCATGGCGCATATCACAGGCGGTGGGTTGAGCGAAAACCTCCCACGTGTATTGCCAGAAAATCTCGCCGCACATATCGACCTTGAGCGTTGGGATATGCCATCTGTATTCAAATGGCTCATGGCGGCTGGAGATGTCGACGCGTCCGAAATGTTGCGAACCTTCAATTGCGGTATCGGCATGATTTTGGTCGTCGCTAAGGACGATGCGGCGCATGTCCTGAGCGCACTAGAAAGCACGGGAGAACTGGCCGGCGAAATCGGTAGCCTGATGAAACAGACGGGCGAGCGTGTAACCTATTCGGGTAATCTATGCGACTAA
- a CDS encoding VWA domain-containing protein → MKRFLKQFIGSNDGSVLIIAGLMILTLTAVSGAAIDLGRQQLVRSKLQQASDAGAIAAATMPSDATQAEKEAAGRRYFALNFPNGYMGIARPNPAVSISNGDILVTATADVPTRFVSLLGINTVVSTGRTRIASSSTTTGNSYDLIMILDNSGSMGLADAGGGQTRIAALRNSALNIATNLLPDGNTANRIALVPYDAGVPPGAGADTLPLTENRGTVTSEINAMRAVGGTNSGTAFGYAASRAGFVQSMRNDVVRTVVWLTDGVNNTVSSDNQTLQNCADFKAQGIVVFTIAFGSTVAANAGVRSLMSSCATGAPGTNEGQYFFIAPDAATLSTTFNSILTTVSNLRITE, encoded by the coding sequence ATGAAACGTTTCTTGAAGCAATTTATTGGGTCTAATGACGGTAGTGTTCTGATCATCGCGGGATTGATGATTTTAACGCTCACGGCCGTATCAGGTGCAGCGATCGATTTGGGGCGTCAACAGTTAGTGCGTTCAAAATTGCAACAAGCTTCTGATGCAGGGGCGATTGCTGCAGCAACGATGCCGAGCGACGCAACGCAGGCAGAAAAAGAAGCAGCAGGACGGCGTTATTTTGCACTGAATTTCCCTAATGGATATATGGGTATTGCGCGGCCCAACCCTGCTGTCTCCATATCGAACGGTGATATTTTAGTGACGGCAACGGCAGATGTCCCTACGCGGTTTGTGAGTCTTTTGGGTATTAATACGGTTGTGAGTACGGGCCGGACGCGCATTGCCAGCAGCTCGACCACCACAGGTAATAGCTATGATCTTATCATGATCCTGGATAATTCTGGATCCATGGGATTAGCCGATGCGGGCGGTGGACAAACGCGTATCGCCGCACTGCGTAACTCGGCGTTAAACATTGCGACCAATTTATTGCCTGATGGCAATACTGCCAACCGCATCGCCCTAGTGCCATATGATGCAGGCGTGCCTCCAGGTGCTGGTGCTGACACGCTACCACTTACGGAGAATCGCGGCACTGTTACCTCTGAAATTAACGCCATGCGTGCTGTAGGCGGCACAAACAGTGGAACGGCGTTCGGGTATGCGGCTAGCCGTGCTGGATTCGTACAGTCCATGCGAAATGACGTAGTGCGCACGGTGGTGTGGCTGACGGACGGCGTCAATAATACCGTATCTTCCGATAATCAAACGCTGCAAAATTGTGCAGATTTCAAAGCACAAGGTATTGTTGTATTCACCATCGCTTTTGGAAGTACGGTTGCGGCTAATGCGGGTGTGCGCAGTTTGATGAGCAGTTGTGCGACGGGTGCGCCTGGTACGAATGAAGGGCAGTATTTCTTTATTGCGCCAGATGCTGCAACATTATCAACAACCTTCAATTCCATTCTGACAACGGTTAGTAATTTGCGGATTACAGAGTAG
- a CDS encoding AI-2E family transporter, which translates to MSISTTGRSRLITLIFWATVIALFIVFLQSIRPILLPFVVGMMVAYLFDPLVDRLERAKFSRICATATVTVTFFVALASIIMWLGPLLYHQLAGVLTSIPDLLREAQLAMKHHGAPILELLGQKGDIQSSELAQQTLAAATDVLKSVMVSSAAALNLASMLLITPIVCFYLLRDWDKMVASIDRLLPRAHAATIREQVVLIDSTLSGYLRGQVLVMVMLTIYYALTLSIIGIPFSLILALIAGLFIIIPYVGTLVSTVLAVGISYMHFGLEWQTLSVIGIYMVGQILESQILTPKVIGDRVGLHPLWMVFGMLAGAVLLGFAGVLLAVPITAVIGVLVRFAVGRYLECPFYTTV; encoded by the coding sequence ATGAGCATTTCAACGACAGGGCGTTCGCGCTTAATTACACTGATTTTCTGGGCAACGGTTATTGCTCTGTTCATTGTTTTTCTACAATCCATCAGACCAATTTTACTGCCTTTCGTCGTGGGCATGATGGTGGCCTATTTGTTTGACCCGTTGGTCGATAGGCTGGAGCGTGCAAAATTCTCACGTATCTGTGCGACGGCAACGGTTACGGTTACGTTCTTTGTGGCGCTGGCATCGATTATCATGTGGCTGGGGCCGTTGCTGTACCATCAGTTGGCGGGCGTGCTCACCTCCATTCCTGATTTGCTGCGCGAAGCGCAACTGGCCATGAAGCATCATGGCGCGCCTATTCTTGAGTTGTTGGGGCAGAAGGGTGATATTCAGTCCTCCGAGCTTGCGCAACAAACGCTGGCAGCAGCAACGGACGTGCTTAAAAGCGTGATGGTGTCGAGTGCGGCGGCTCTAAATCTGGCCTCCATGTTGCTGATTACACCGATTGTATGTTTTTATTTGCTGCGCGATTGGGACAAGATGGTGGCAAGTATCGATCGTCTATTACCGCGTGCACATGCTGCAACGATTCGTGAGCAAGTTGTGCTGATCGACAGCACCTTGTCGGGCTATCTGCGTGGGCAGGTATTGGTAATGGTGATGCTAACCATTTACTATGCGCTGACGCTTAGCATTATCGGCATTCCGTTCTCGCTTATTTTGGCGCTGATTGCAGGCTTATTCATTATCATTCCGTATGTGGGGACGTTGGTGAGCACGGTATTGGCGGTAGGCATTTCCTATATGCATTTCGGTCTTGAGTGGCAGACGCTGTCGGTCATTGGTATTTACATGGTCGGGCAGATTTTGGAGTCACAAATCCTGACACCAAAAGTGATTGGTGATCGCGTTGGCTTGCATCCGTTATGGATGGTGTTTGGTATGTTGGCGGGTGCGGTGCTGCTTGGTTTTGCAGGCGTATTGCTCGCGGTGCCCATTACGGCCGTTATTGGTGTATTGGTGCGTTTTGCCGTTGGCCGCTATTTAGAATGCCCGTTCTATACGACTGTATGA